caattctttttttttttatggagtattgcagtatttattataaatgatttatctgtgcatgtatatatttttttctttaatttatgtgcccttgtaatcttaaatcaaaataacttccccttccTCTTGCGacgacatctcttctctaatgacgtgtttactggcatgagggcaggacaacctgtcacatgagatcacaggaatagcaaaccacaatgatctaaccatccaatcaattcctgatagACAAAATCAAATCCTGCCCTACGTTTTGTTTGAGGAGATATTTTTGACTTTAAACATGATCATAATACAACACTGGATGTGTACACAATCAATATTGGCAAGTTAATGCAGACTGAATCCAAGAACGTGGTGCACTTTAATAAGGTAACAGAGATATTCAACAAATAAAACGTTTTATTgcattaaattgtaatatttcttcaccaaaaaaaaaaaagagagagattgCTTATTACTgataaaatgcataatttaattaaatagaaACACTGCTCATAGAAAATTTGGAAGATGGTAGTAATACTGTCAAAATACTCTACATCTTGTTCAAACAATGTTTTAATGGCTGTTGCGCAGGCGTTTAAACGGgatgaaaacactgcatattaaAAACCTGTGAGATGTATCTATCTAGATACACTTTAGCCTAATATGCTGAGTTTGTGCTCAAGAaagatttattattatcaatggtgaaaaacagatgtgctgcttaatattttttggaaaccatgatgcatttttttccacgattctttgatgaatttgTAACAGTTTAACATTTTTACTGtcagttagttcacccaaaaatttaatttctgtcattcatcttcggaacacaaattaagatatttttaatgaaatccgagtgttttttttgttttttttttactctctcATAGAAAgcacaaaattaccacattcaaggtccagaaaagtagtaaagacatcattaaaattcaaccttaatgttatgaagcgacgagaatactttttgtgcgcaaaaactaaacaaaaataatgttataaattaaaacaaagtcattatttttatgtttttgtgcacaaagtattctcgtttggaacgtcatgagggtgagtacttaatgacagaaattacatttttgggtcaactaacccttaAAAATCTTGCTGGCCTCTAACTGTACATTTATATAATAGCTGATCTGATATGGTTATCACAGGGATATGCACCGCCTCCTAAGAATGGTGTAGAGCAGAAAAGACCCGGCAGACCGCTGAACATCACGTCGCTGGTCAGGTTGTCATCTGCTGTACCCAATCAGATAGTAGTCACATGGGCTCCTGAAATAGGGAAGGTATGTAAAGTGCCAGTACACATTTCCACAGCACTGCTTGAGCCATTTCATTATGTTAAGCATTTGTATGTACTTCCATCTTGTTTTCTGCAGACATACTCCATGTCTGTTTATCTGGTGCGGCAGCTGACCTCCCCACTGTTACTACAGAGATTAAGAATGAAGGGGATCAGAAATCCTGACCACTCCAGAGCATTAAGTGAGACAACATTTCCCTCTTTACATTATTTGTGTTCATTGTTGTTCTTTGTCATAAATTCTGTAACAATTAGCTTCTTCATTCTTATATTTAGTTAACTGACTGAATTATTGACAATGTATTAAATCCACCCCTTCTTTACTCTTGTAACAGTAAAAGAAAAACTCACAGCAGACCCTGACAGTGAAATCGCCACAACTAGTTTACGAGTCTCACTCATGTGCCCAGTAAGTTACTGCATCCATAAGCTCTTAACTGACTTGTGTCACTTTAGACAACAGGTTTAAGTTTTTGTTTAGTGTGCTGATGTAGTATGAAAAAACAAGATAGAATTTTGTGTGACCAAATAAGTCTTCTTTTTATATAGCTTGGCAAGATGCGCCTTACGGTACCCTGCCGAGCTGTCACCTGTTCCCACCTGCAGTGCTTTGATGCTGCTCTATACCTGCAAATGAATGAGAAGAAGCCCACCTGGATCTGTCCCGTCTGTGACAAAAAAGCCACATATGAGAGTCTGATTATAGATGGGTGAGATTACTTTCACTGTAGCTGAGGTGCCATTTCAACCACAATCCCTGAATATTTTGGCCTTTATTGAGATAGTAATGTGTATGGAGTAAACTGGGCACTCTCTACTTGTCAGGCTCTTCATGGAAATACTCAATGACTGCACAGACGTTGATGAAATCAAGTTTCAGGAGGATGGGACTTGGTGTCCAATGAGACCAAAGAAGGAGACGTTGAAAGTGTCATCTCCATGTATCCCAAAAATTGATTGTAAGGTTTATTACCATTTATAAGTGTGTGAGCTCTATCTCTGTGTGCTAGTTTTTAATTGATTGTAAATAGGATTTCcatttttttatgcattctGAAAGTATTTCATGGCCCCTTAGGTGCTGTCCCAGTGAGACAAAGTGCAGTGGTGCCACCCCCAGAAACCGGCAGTACAAAAAAAGCAGACGTAATTGACCTTACGCTAGAGAGCTCgtctgatgatgatgaggacAGTGATCCTCCTCTGAAAAAGCGCTGTGTCTACATGTCAAAGGCTGAGGAGATGCACAGCAAAGGGTTTGTGTTCAGTCATTTAATACAAATCACACCAGGCATTTCTGTGTACCTCTTTCATAAGCCTTGCCCTTTTGTGACCATATTTTGAATGCACCCTGAACTGTACAATAAATGCAGAATTGCCCATATGTCAAAACCTGAAAAATGAGggtgttttaaaaatgtgattgtCTAGACCTGTGAAAGAAATGTAAGTTGATCAAATGTTGATAAAAATAATGGAACGTTAGCTTTTTGTGCTCTAAAATGTTTATTAGGcagaaattattataaaatatcattatttttgtttttattaaatcttGAATAATTGgaaataattgaataatttgCATGCGCTCCGAGACCTAGCAAAACGCGCAAGCAAAGTATACTGTGGGCTTTGGATTTGTGCCTAAATGGCCAAATAGCTTGCACACAAAAATGCCGTTTTGGCAAGTGTCCTCGTAAACACAGTGGGtaatgtcttaagtgaacgttcacagttgagaaagaaaatgcgaGTCTAAcggtatattggatccgtgcagctcTGTGACAGTAGCCCAATCTGTTAATCACagcaacaaaagacaaagataaaAATCAATCACTGCCTTTTGAATTAATAGCTTTTGTATCTTTGATAAGGGTTAGTCTACATTTAATCTATTCAGTGAAGAATATACAggtttacatttactttattcATTTACTGATGTATTGTTACTTATCTGAATTCCACTGTTAGTACATCTtcctgaaaaacttaaagcactgtttatttaatttgtatctttgctatgttgtatttatttgtccattagttagtttctttgttcttattgtattgctgactgtttacttgtcttcttTAACTGTTGTGAGAACCTTTTACTTGGCTACATTAGTTAACCTAGTATTAGTATTTGCTGAAGTAGCCTATCAATAATTGTGAAGTTTTACTGATATCTAAAATTACTCAAATAATGAAACAAGACTTTGATCATATCGCCCACCAATAGCCATGTTAAATAATCATGATTTCAGTATAGACCACAATAATCGTGACTCTTTTTTACCATAATCAAGCAGCCCTAATCACTATTGTAGACATACATTTTATACTTGAAAAAATGATCCAGAATGATTCCCAAAAGGTTGATTGCAGTGGAACTACCAtttctttataataatgttgCTTTCAGTTTATTGGTTTTCATATGTTCCTATTTTCATGTTTTAGGGTCTTGACTTATCAGCCATCAACTGTCCGGGTGCCAAATGTCCAGGCGCTGGACACCTCATACCTGACCTCATCAATAGCGGACTACTCCGTTCCATTCCACCATTCGACCTTATCCACTATTCCCACAGATATGCAAAGTATGTACTTATCCAGTCTGCCATCCAATCAAATATGCTTTAATTTATGCTCACGCTTTAACATGAATACTAACGACATGCCACACACATCTTTCCCAAAGGTCTTGATTTATTTTCTCTAATTCAAGGGGACCCCCAGGTATGTGTGAAATATTCTTACAAACAAATATTAAGATTGCATGCatgttacatattttaatagtcTCTACCGCTTTTTACCTCTAGTTTCCTTTGTCTCTTCAGCAACATTACAGAGGCCCCATATTTTTAGACAACCTCTCCAGCAGCCTTCAGAGTGCCACCACCAGCACCAGCCTGGTTTCCTCTTCCGCACAGTACGAGACGGCAACCCATAGCAGCAGCTCGAGTCATGAGACGGGTGTCATCACGGGAGGATCTTCAGGCCTGTCAGACATTATCTCTCTTGACTGAAACCTGGTGCATCTTTATTGGCCAGTCACCAAAACAACTACACTCAAGTCAAGTCAGCTAAGCGAAAACAGTTTTGACATTTGACTATGGACCTCAAGAATCATGTTTTGACAAGGACCCAGAAGGACTGCTAAGAAAATCTCTGAGtgggtcagcaacaatactgttttaaaatgcaaacCTGAATTAAGCTGTTTCCCTCGAATTGGGGAAACTGTGAGTAACACATTGACTCTCTTCCATTAGCTATTTGATTGGAAGAGCGGAGCAAAACAAACGGCATAAATGAGTGGACTGAAAAGCTTAGACACGTCCAATAACGGCACTCTTGTCTTCATTGTGTGTGTTGCTTCAGCAGTTCTGCAGTTGAAACGGAAGCAAGTTTTCAGCGGCAGCTCACTTTATTTGTCTCTTCGATTTCAACAGTGCAATTACTTTTTGTTAAAAGACTTCCGTTACAGCAATAAAAACTGTGttgtatatttcaaaaaaattgtttacttCTCTGATATCAAGGCAGAATGTGTCAGCAGatcttttttaattatttggaTTTGTGGTTATTTGCTCAAGGGCCATTAGATTCCCTGTTGCTGGTGCGGTAAACCTATTTTGAATCTGTAATTTTATATGGAAGTTGTTTTTGCTATCTTAACACATCTAACATATTCGCCTCAGAAACTGAGATATGATTGTTGCTAAAACTGAGGGAGTAATTTGTCTAATTTCATGGTTCTTGGTCATTTAACAACCAGCAGCTAAATGTGTAATGAAAATGAagccattaattttttttatatatatataaagattatGCATCAAAGTTTTGATATAGCATGAGGATtataaaatatcataaaatcTTTTAGAAATTGGCATTTATTGCTAATGGCTTAATTAATAGACACAAGTTGCAGTTTGAATTCATATGGTCTGACTTATTGGATTATGAGCCATATGACATACTGTCATTTTGACAGTCTGAAGGCATGTGAGTggttgtttatttctttttagaATTTCCTCCTTGTTACTTGTGTACTATTTTGATTCGAAGATGCTTATATAATggatgtaaaaaaacaaacaaacaaacaatgatgTGCTGTAAATGTTGATACAGTGCTTTTATTGTCCCTCTCAGTCAGGGCTGAGGTTTTTAATCGACATAGCTCTACATTAACTATGGCACAGGTAAAGCTGTTGAGAATTTTGAATTCTTTGTCCAAAGGAGGGAACAGTTTAAGATGATACATATACATCCTAAGACATGTAAATCAATACACAGTGATTAGAGTATAATTTCATGTTCAActggaaaaatatatttttaaagtttaatcaTGTCCAGATTGCTTTGTTGTATTGGCTGTACTTTATGTATGGACACATCCAAACAAGTTTAACGTGCTCCGATTTAATTTGCTGCAAGGTTGTGCAGCTTTGAATATTTAAGTTAAGCTCTATTGATTTTCTGTGTAAACATTTTGCTGTACACTTTCGAGTCATCATGTTAACATTGTAAGGTTAATATCTTAAATTACCATACACAATCCAGAGAAATTTATAGTTTGTCCAGGAAGTTGTCCAGCGCTGGGATGCCCTCCTTCAGACCTTTGCGTTTACGGGTCTCAGCCACAACTTGGCTAGGTTTGCTGTTTATGTCATAGGGGTCACCTGGCAAAATCTGCCAGTGGTCAAACACACACTGAGGGAAGGCCTGTCCGCCAGTGTTAGACCTCAGGTCTGCTGTAAAACCTGTACAGAAACATGTATAACATTTGGCACCActcaaaaatgtgtttaactGCTATAACTAATGTACGTATTGTTGGATATTAAGACGACATCAATGTCCTATTGCTGTCATTTTGAACAAACGTATCAAGCTGCTCTCAGATCTGAAGTTTTAACTCACCGAATGATTCATTTACAGGTAGGTATGCCTTCACAACAAATATAGGTGTCCCAGCCACTTGGGACTCCTCAAACACATGGCCTCTTTTTCTGTTCAGCACACCGTAGATGCCACCAACTACCTGCTCTGGGCACTGGAGGG
This DNA window, taken from Megalobrama amblycephala isolate DHTTF-2021 linkage group LG4, ASM1881202v1, whole genome shotgun sequence, encodes the following:
- the pias2 gene encoding E3 SUMO-protein ligase PIAS2 isoform X2 yields the protein MADIEELRNMVSSFRVSELQVLLGFAGRNKSGRKHELLLRALHLLRSGCSPAVQIKIKELYCRRYPRTFDGLQDLAALKSSIKSYFHIDSGATIVSSDLPLQTGHSDLQLQQVSCDSPLFHESKPMMNMQQPTTLMAPVHPDVQMKALPFYDVLDVLIKPSSLGTHAVQRFHHEKYFIFALTPQQVREVCISRDFLPGGRRDYMVQIQLRFCLAETSCPQEDNYPNSLCIKVNGKLFPLPGYAPPPKNGVEQKRPGRPLNITSLVRLSSAVPNQIVVTWAPEIGKTYSMSVYLVRQLTSPLLLQRLRMKGIRNPDHSRALIKEKLTADPDSEIATTSLRVSLMCPLGKMRLTVPCRAVTCSHLQCFDAALYLQMNEKKPTWICPVCDKKATYESLIIDGLFMEILNDCTDVDEIKFQEDGTWCPMRPKKETLKVSSPCIPKIDCAVPVRQSAVVPPPETGSTKKADVIDLTLESSSDDDEDSDPPLKKRCVYMSKAEEMHSKGVLTYQPSTVRVPNVQALDTSYLTSSIADYSVPFHHSTLSTIPTDMQSLDLFSLIQGDPQQHYRGPIFLDNLSSSLQSATTSTSLVSSSAQYETATHSSSSSHETGVITGGSSGLSDIISLD
- the pias2 gene encoding E3 SUMO-protein ligase PIAS2 isoform X1; amino-acid sequence: MADIEELRNMVSSFRVSELQVLLGFAGRNKSGRKHELLLRALHLLRSGCSPAVQIKIKELYCRRYPRTFDGLQDLAALKSSIKSYFHIDSGATIVSSDLPLQTGHSDLQLQQVSCDSPLFHESKPMMNMQQPTTLMAPVHPDVQMKALPFYDVLDVLIKPSSLGTHAVQRFHHEKYFIFALTPQQVREVCISRDFLPGGRRDYMVQIQLRFCLAETSCPQEDNYPNSLCIKVNGKLFPLPGYAPPPKNGVEQKRPGRPLNITSLVRLSSAVPNQIVVTWAPEIGKTYSMSVYLVRQLTSPLLLQRLRMKGIRNPDHSRALIKEKLTADPDSEIATTSLRVSLMCPLGKMRLTVPCRAVTCSHLQCFDAALYLQMNEKKPTWICPVCDKKATYESLIIDGLFMEILNDCTDVDEIKFQEDGTWCPMRPKKETLKVSSPCIPKIDCAVPVRQSAVVPPPETGSTKKADVIDLTLESSSDDDEDSDPPLKKRCVYMSKAEEMHSKGVLTYQPSTVRVPNVQALDTSYLTSSIADYSVPFHHSTLSTIPTDMQSLDLFSLIQGDPQFPLSLQQHYRGPIFLDNLSSSLQSATTSTSLVSSSAQYETATHSSSSSHETGVITGGSSGLSDIISLD
- the pias2 gene encoding E3 SUMO-protein ligase PIAS2 isoform X3, whose product is MVSSFRVSELQVLLGFAGRNKSGRKHELLLRALHLLRSGCSPAVQIKIKELYCRRYPRTFDGLQDLAALKSSIKSYFHIDSGATIVSSDLPLQTGHSDLQLQQVSCDSPLFHESKPMMNMQQPTTLMAPVHPDVQMKALPFYDVLDVLIKPSSLGTHAVQRFHHEKYFIFALTPQQVREVCISRDFLPGGRRDYMVQIQLRFCLAETSCPQEDNYPNSLCIKVNGKLFPLPGYAPPPKNGVEQKRPGRPLNITSLVRLSSAVPNQIVVTWAPEIGKTYSMSVYLVRQLTSPLLLQRLRMKGIRNPDHSRALIKEKLTADPDSEIATTSLRVSLMCPLGKMRLTVPCRAVTCSHLQCFDAALYLQMNEKKPTWICPVCDKKATYESLIIDGLFMEILNDCTDVDEIKFQEDGTWCPMRPKKETLKVSSPCIPKIDCAVPVRQSAVVPPPETGSTKKADVIDLTLESSSDDDEDSDPPLKKRCVYMSKAEEMHSKGVLTYQPSTVRVPNVQALDTSYLTSSIADYSVPFHHSTLSTIPTDMQSLDLFSLIQGDPQFPLSLQQHYRGPIFLDNLSSSLQSATTSTSLVSSSAQYETATHSSSSSHETGVITGGSSGLSDIISLD